A window from Hemibagrus wyckioides isolate EC202008001 linkage group LG19, SWU_Hwy_1.0, whole genome shotgun sequence encodes these proteins:
- the gpr85 gene encoding probable G protein-coupled receptor 85, which translates to MIPPPSMANYSHAGDHNILQNVSPLATFLKLTSLGFIIGVGVVGNLLISILLVKDKSLHRAPYYFLLDLCASDILRSAICFPFVFTSVKNGSAWTYGTLTCKVIAFLGVLSCFHTAFMLFCVSVTRYLAIAHHRFYTKRLTLWTCLAVVCMVWTLSVAMAFPPVLDVGTYSFIREEDQCTFQHRSFRANDSLGFMLLLALILLATQLVYLKLIFFVHDRRKMKPVQFVPAVSQNWTFHGPGASGQAAANWLAGFGRGPTPPTLLGIRQNGNAAGRRRLLVLDEFKTEKRISRMFYVMTFFFLSLWGPYLVACYWRVFARGPAVPGGYLTAAVWMSFAQAAVNPFICIFSNRELRRCFSTTLLYCRKSRLPREPYCVI; encoded by the coding sequence ATGATCCCTCCTCCATCTATGGCGAACTATAGCCATGCAGGGGACCACAACATCTTGCAGAATGTCTCTCCCCTCGCCACGTTCCTCAAACTAACCTCCCTGGGCTTCATCATCGGTGTCGGTGTTGTGGGAAACCTCCTGATCTCCATCCTGCTGGTCAAAGACAAGAGCCTGCACCGCGCGCCCTACTACTTCTTGTTGGACCTGTGCGCCTCAGACATCCTGCGCTCAGCCATCTGCTTCCCCTTTGTATTCACCTCGGTGAAGAACGGCTCAGCGTGGACGTACGGCACCCTCACGTGCAAAGTCATCGCGTTCCTGGGTGTGCTCTCTTGCTTCCACACAGCCTTCATGCTGTTCTGTGTCAGCGTGACACGCTACCTAGCTATCGCACACCACCGCTTCTATACCAAGCGGCTGACCCTGTGGACGTGCTTGGCtgtggtgtgcatggtgtgGACGCTGTCAGTGGCCATGGCCTTTCCGCCCGTGTTGGACGTGGGCACGTACTCGTTCATCCGCGAGGAGGACCAGTGCACGTTTCAGCACCGCTCATTTCGCGCTAACGACTCGCTGGGCTTCATGCTGCTGCTCGCCCTGATCCTCCTGGCAACCCAGCTTGTCTACCTCAAGCTCATATTCTTCGTTCACGACCGGCGCAAGATGAAACCGGTCCAGTTCGTGCCTGCTGTCAGCCAAAACTGGACCTTCCACGGACCAGGGGCCAGTGGACAAGCAGCGGCTAACTGGCTGGCCGGTTTTGGCCGAGGCCCGACTCCTCCGACCTTGCTGGGCATCCGGCAAAACGGCAATGCGGCAGGCCGGCGGCGCCTCCTGGTGTTGGATGAGTTTAAAACTGAGAAGAGGATAAGCAGAATGTTCTACGTCATGACTTTCTTCTTCCTTAGTCTGTGGGGTCCATACCTAGTGGCGTGCTACTGGAGAGTGTTCGCCCGTGGCCCTGCCGTACCTGGAGGCTATCTCACAGCAGCCGTATGGATGAGCTTCGCTCAGGCTGCCGTCAATCCCTTCATCTGCATCTTCTCCAACCGTGAGCTCAGACGTTGCTTCAGTACCACGCTCCTTTACTGCAGAAAGTCCAGGTTACCCAGGGAACCCTATTGTGTTATATGA